ACTACCCCACCGCGACCTTCCGGTCCACCGGCATCCGCCAGGACGGCGAGGACTGGATCATCGACGGTGACTTCACCCTCCACGGGGTCACCGTTCCGGTGTCGCTGGAAACCGAGCCGGGCGGCTTCACCGACACCCCCGACGGCGGCAAGCTGCTGGGGCTCTCGGCGAGCACCACGCTGAACCGCACCGACTTCAAGGTCGGACCCGACGGCGGGGCCATGCTCGGCGAGAAGGTCAAGATCACGCTGGAGATCGAGGCCACCCTGCGGAACTGACCCCGGGGAACCGAGCTCGCGGAGTCGGCCGATGCCCTCCCGCCGTGTCGTCGCGGGGCGTGGGTCTTTCCGCTTCTGAAACATCGGGGCCGCGCGGAGAAACGCGCGGCCCCGTGAACTCACTCCACCCGCTGCCAGGCGTCGGAGAGCAACTCCCGGGTGTCGCCCAGCAACTGGGGCAATACCCGGGTGTGGCCGATCACCGGCATGAAGTTGGAGTCGCCACCCCAGCGCGGGACGACGTGCTGATGCAGGTGCGCGGCGATCCCGGCACCGGCCACCGGCCCCTGGTTCAGCCCGATGTTGAACCCGTGCGGCGCGGAAACGCTGCGAATCACCCGCATGGCGCGTTGGGTGAACTCCGCTACGGCCACGGTCTCCCCCGGCGTGAGCTCGGTGTAGTCGGCGACGTGCCGGTACGGCAGCACCATCAGGTGTCCGGGGTTGTACGGGTACAGGTTCAGCACCGCGAACACGAGCTCGTCCCTCGCCACGATCAGCGAGTCCTCGTCGGAACGATCATCGCCGAGCAGGTGGCAGAACGGACATCCGTCGCTGTTCTCCCCGGTGGGCTTGTTCTCGCCCTGGATGTAGGTCAACCGGTGCGGGGTCCACAACCGCTGCAACGCGTCGGGGACACCGATGCCGTGCTGCGTGCTCGTCTCCGGGCCCGGTTCGCCCGCCGTGGATTCCCCGAGGCCGGAGGTTCCCGCACCGCTCGCGGGCTCCTCCGGCTCGTCGTCGGTGCCGTTGTGGGGCAGTCGTGTCACGCCAGCTCCGCTCCGAAGTTCTCCGCGCTCGGCGAAGCGTTCTCGCGACGCTCCACCCAGTTGGTCAGGGCCGCCGCGGCCTGCTCGACCGGTATCTCGTTGAGCTGGCTCCCGTCGCGGAAGCGGAACGACACCGCGTCGGCTTCGACGTCCTTACCACCCGCCAGCACCATGAACGGCACCTTCTGGGTGGTGTGGTTGCGGATCTTCTTCTGCATCCGGTCGTCGCCGCTGTCGATCTCGACCCGCAGCCCCTTGGAGCGCAGCACGTCGAAGACGCGCTCCAGGTGCGGCAGGTGCTCGTCGGCGATGGGGATCCCCACTGCCTGCACCGGCGACAGCCAGGCGGGGAACGCTCCGGCGTAGTGCTCGGTGAGCACACCGAAGAAGCGCTCGATGGAACCGAACAGCGCACGGTGGATCTTGATCGGGCGCTGCTTGGAACCGTCGGCGGCGGTGTACTCCAGATCGAACCGTTCCGGCAGGTCGTAGTCGACCTGGATGGTCGACATCTGCCAGCTCCTGCCGAGCGCGTCCTTGGCCTGCACGGAGATCTTCGGGCCGTAGAAGGCGGCGCCGCCCGGGTCCGGAACCAGTTCCAGCCCCGAGCTCTCGGCGGCCTCCCGCAACGAGTCGGTGGCACGCTGCCACTGCTCGTCGGTGCCCGAGTACTTCTCCTCGTTGCGGGTGGACAGCTCCAGGTAGAAGTCTTCCAGGCCGTAGTCGCGCAGCAGGTTCAGCACGAAGCCGAGCAGCGACTTCAGCTCGTCCTGCAGCTGGTCCGGGCTGCAGTAGATGTGCGCGTCGTCCTGGGTCATGCCGCGCACCCGGGTGAGGCCGTGCACCACCCCGGACTTCTCGTAGCGGTACACCGACCCGAACTCGAACAACCGCAGCGGCAGCTCACGGTAGGAGCGCCCGCGTGAGCGGTAGATGAGGTTGTGGAACGGACAGTTCATCGGCTTGAGGTAGTAGTCCTGCCCGGGTTTGCGCAGCTCCCCGTTCTCGTCGTACTCCTCGTCGAGGTGCATCGGGGGGAACATGCCGTCGGCGTACCACCCGAGGTGCCCGGAGGTCTCGAACAGCGCGCTCTTGGTGATGTGCGGCGAGTTGACGAACTGGTACCCGGCCTGCTCGTGCCTGCGCCGGGAGTAGTCCTCCAGCTCGCGACGGATGATGCCGCCCTTGGGGTGGAACACCGGCAGACCGGAGCCGACCTCCTCGGGGAAGGAGAACAGGTCCAGTTCCGCCCCGATCCTGCGGTGGTCCCGGCGTTCCGCCTCGGCCAACCACTCCAGGTGCGCGTCGAGCGCTTCCTTGGACTCCCAGGCTGTCCCGTAGATCCGCTGCAGCTGCCGGTTGCTCTGGTCGCCGCGCCAGTAGGCGGCCGCGACCCGGGTCAGCTTGAAGGCGGGCAGGAAACGGGTGTGCGGCACGTGCGGCCCCCTGCAGAGGTCGCCCCACACGGTCTCCCCGTGGCGGTCGATGTTGTCGTAGACGGTCAGCTCACCGTCGCCGACCTCCATGACCTCGCTGGTGTCGACCTCGTCGGAGCCGGACTTGAGATCGACGAGTTCGAGCTTGTAGGGCTCCGAGGCCAGTTCGGCACGCGCGTCGTCCAGCGAGGTGTACTCGCGACGCTGGAACTTCTGCCCCGACTTGACGAGCTGCTTCATGCGCTTCTCCAGCGCCCGCAGGTCCTCCGGGGTGAACGGCCGATCGACGTCGAAGTCGTAGTAGAAACCGTCCTTGACCGGCGGCCCGACACCCAACTTGGCTTCCGGGAACAGCTGCTGCACGGCCTGCGCCAGCACGTGGGCGGTGGAGTGGCGGATGACGCTGCGCCCCTCTTCGGTGTCGGCCGCCACGGCCGCCACCTCGGTGTCGGTTTCGGGCACCCAGGCCAGGTCACGCAGCCGTCCCTCGTCGTCGCGCACGACGACGACCGCCTCGGGGCCCTTGGAAGGCAACCCCGCCTGCTGGACGGCGTCGCCGGCCGTAGTGCCCGCCGGTACCTTCACCCGGGATTCCTGCTGGGCTTGGGACGGCGAGACTGACACGGTTACTCCTACGGTTTGCTGCTCGAACGAACGTTTGTCGGCAACCCGGTCCGGCGGAGTTCACGGGAAACCCCACCGCCGGGCCGAGGAAACCCTCCTGTCGATGCTATCGGCCAGCTCCACGGCCACCGCCATCCGGCTCGTGGGCCTCCCCACGCCGGCTCGGCCCCGCACCGGACCGGCGGCCAACCGCTGGTGACGCTTTCACCCCGACCCCTCCAACGAGTCGGCGAGGACCTGTTCCACCTCACCGGCGGAGAACGGTTCACCCGCGTGGCGTCCCCGCACGGCGTGGACCCCCTTCTCGCGCAGCCGTTCGGCCTGCCCGCGGGTGTCCACTCCACCCGCCACCACCGACATCCCCAGCAACCGGGCCGCGTTGATCACGCTGTCGGCCAGGTGCTCGTCCAACGGGTCGGACTCCGGCCACTCGGCGATCCGGGCGAGGTAATCGCCCGCGATGTGCACCGAGGTCACCGGCAGTTCCCGCAATCTGCGTATGTCGGTGTAGCGGGTACCGAAATCGCGGACCGCCAGCCCCGCCCCGAACTCGCGAACGATGTCGACGGTGTCCACGGGGTCGCCGACTTCGTCGAACAGCGCGTCCTCCGGAACTCCCAGCCGCAACCGATCCGCGGTGACTCCGCTGTCGGCGAGGATACTCCGGAAATCGTTCACCAGGTCGGGGTCGCGGAAGTACCTGCCGGACAGGTCGACGGCGACGACGGGAGCGCGCTCGCCCAACCCGCGCAGCCAGCCACGGGCGTGGTCACAGACCTGCCGCAACAACCAATCACTCAACCGAGTGATCATCCCGGTGTTCTCGGCCAGCTCGACGAAGCGTTCCGGGGCGAGCTCGCCGAGATCGGGGTGATCCCAGCGCGGTTCGGCGTGCACGGCCACGACGTGATCGTCGTCGAGACTGCGCACCGGGTGGTACTCCACGAAGAACTCGTTGTTGTCCAGCGCGGCGGGCATGGTGGCCGAGAGTTCGAACCTGCGACGCGCCGCGCTGTTGCGTTCCGCGTCGTAGAGCACCCACTGCGCCTTGCCCTCCTCCTTCGCGCGGTACAGCGTGATGTCGGCCTCGCGCAGCAGCCGTTCGGCGTCGGTGCCCGCGACCGGCTGTTCCACCACCCCGGCACTGGCGGAGGCCTTCAACTCGTGGTTGCCGATCCGCACGGGCCTACGGACCTCCTCCAGCGTCCGCTCGACCAGCGGCACCATGTCCGGCGGACCCGCTGTGTCCGGCACGAGCAGCACGAACTCGTCACCGCCCATCCGGGCGGCGAGCGCACCCCACCGCTCGGCGACGGCCTCCATCCGCCGCGCCACGGCGAGCAGCAGCTCGTCGCCGATCGGATGGCCGAGGCTGTCGTTGATCGTCTTGAAGCCGTCCAGGTCGAAGTAGCAGATCCCCACCCGCCGACCCGTGGGAACGGGGGAGAGCGCCTCCTCCATCCGGTTGCCCAGGCGGGTGCGGTTGGCCAACCCGGTCAGCGGATCGGTGCTCGCCTGCAGGGTGAGCCGCTCGTAGAGCAGGTGTCGCTCGGTGACCTCGGCGTAGAGCAGCACCTGGTACTCCGGCGCACCGTTCCCGTCCCTTACCAGCGCACCGGAGACCTGGGTCCACACGAGCGTCTCGTCCGGGGCGGTGTAGCGGACGTCCACCATGAACTGCTCGGACACCTCGGCGACGAGTTCGTCCTCCTTCTCGCGGAGGGCATCGCCGTACTCGGCGTCGCACAGCTCCAGGACGTCCCTCCCGAGCAGCTCCGAGCCGGTGGTGCGGAAGATCACTCCCATCGAGTCGTTGACATCCTGTATCAGACCGTCCAGCCCCACGATGGCGATCCCCAGCGCGGAGGAGTCGAACACGGCCCGGAAACGTGCCTCGCTGGCCCGCAGCGCTTCCTCGGCACCGTCCCGCGCGTCACGCACGGCCCGCTGCACGAGATCCTGATCGGCTAGCACACGCCGCTTGGCGGCGGCGGCGAACCCCTCACCGAACGAAGCCAACAGTTCGTTCAGCCGCTCGGCGGTGTCGCCGTGCACGAGTCCCAGTTCTCGAGCCAACCCCGGCAACCGCGAGCCGAGCAGTTCGAGCGTGCGACGCAGTGCGAGGGGATCGACGAGGTGAACCCGGACCAGATCGGCGGCCAGCTCGTTCACGCTGCCGGCGTCGAACGAATCCGCTGCCAGCGTTCGCAGCAATCGTTCGGTGCGCTCTTCCAGGAAGTCCCACAGTTCGGGGCGCCCCATCGGCACGTAACTCGTGCCGAGCACCACGCGTGCCCACCCGCGGGCGAACTCGGCCACCCGAGAGTCCCGTTCGGGCACGGCCGCGGATTCCTCGGGATCGGAACCACGCGCTTCCGAAGAAGTGTCGTTCATCGGGCTACACCTTGTGTCCGAGCCCGCCGTAGACCAGCGAGCGCGCCGGGTCCTGCCAACGGTCCTCCTCGGTGTCCGGGCGCCACTCCGGCACGTAGACCAGGCCCGGGTCCACCAGTTCGAAGTCCGCCAGCAGCTCACGGATTTCGTCGTGGCTCCGCGAAGTGACCGGATTGCTGCTGCCGGCGTAGAGATCGATGATGCTCTGCAGTAATTCGGGATAGTGGTCACTGGTGACGTGCGAGAAACCGAGGAAACTGCCCGGAGCCATCCACTCGTGGTAACTCCGGAGAATCTCGGCCGGACGCGCCGAGTCGGGCACGAAGTGGAACAGGGCGACCATCATCACGGCTATCGGCTGTTCCGGATCCAACAGCCGCGCGGCCTGTTCCGACCCGAGGATCCCGTCGATCTCGGCCAGGTCGGCCTGGACCACGTCGGCACGGTCGTTGCCCTCAAGGATCGTGCGACTGTGTGCCACGGCCACCGGCTCGTTGTCGACGTAGAGCACGCGGGCCTCCGGGTCGAGGTCCTGGGCGATCTCGTGCACGTTGCCGACGGTGGGGATGCCGGAGCCGATGTCGAGGAACTGCCTGATCCCCTGCCGCAGGCAGTACCGAACGGCCCTGCGCAGAAAGGCCCTGTTGTCCTGCGCCAGCGGTTTGACGTGCGGGACGCGGGACTCGACTTTCCGGGCCAGTTCGCGATCCACTTCGAAGTTGTGCGAGCCGCCCAGATAATAGTCGTAGCACCGCGCGGCACTGGCTGTCTCGAGATCCACGTCCGAGGGCAACCGACTCGGGTCGGTCATGGAAGCTCCTTTGGTCGTGGGCCACCAATGGCACCCCCCCGATACCTCGGCCCGTTCGTGATTGGTCCGTTCGGTCCACGGTGCGCCCACCCCGCCCCGGCTTCACCGGAAGCACCACCGAGAGATCAACACGAATCCTATCCTCACCCGTCGCGCCTGATCACTCACGGTCGGTACTGGGCACTCAATCGATACGCCACTACTCCGATCGGGGGTGTAACCAGCGTCACCCGTCCACATCGCGGGCCAGGCGTTTAGGTATGCCTAAGCTGTTTGGGGAGGGTCGTATTCGCCGGGCGGCCGACCGCGAGCCGAGGTTCTCGGCGGGTCGGAACGAACGCTGTACAGGCCCCGCCCACGAACCGACCTCAGTCAGCAACGCGAGGGCACCGCGCCCAGGAGGACCGCCGTGAGCCATCCGCTTCGAGTAGCAGTGATCGGAGCCGGCCCCGCCGGCGTGTACGCCTCGGACATCCTGACCAAGTCGGAGACACCGGTCGAGATCGACCTGTTCGACAGAATGCCCGCACCGTACGGACTGGTCAGGTACGGAGTCGCACCCGACCATCCCCGCATCAAGGGCATCGTCAGCGCCCTGCAGAAGGTGATGGACAAACCGGAGATCAGGTTCTTCGGCAACGTGGAGTACGGCGTGGACTGCAAGCTGGCTGATCTGCGGCAGCACTACGACACCGTCGTGTTCTCCACCGGAGCCGCCGACGACAGGGAACTCGACATCCCGGGGATCGACCTGCCGCACAGCCACGGCGCTTCCGAGTTCATCTCGTTCTACGACGGGCACCCGGAAGCACCCCGCGACTGGAACCTCGACGCGAGCGGGGTGGCCGTGCTCGGCGCGGGCAACGTGGCCCTGGACATCGCGCGCGTGCTCGCCAAGCAGGCGGACGACCTGCTGAGCACGGAGATCCCGGACAACGTGTACCGGGCGCTGCGCGACTCCTCGGTGACCGACGTGCACCTGTTCGCACGGCGCGGTCCCGCCCAGACCAAGTTCACTCCACTGGAACTGCGCGAGCTCGACCACCAGTCGGAGATGGAACTGATCGTGCATCCCGAGGGATTCGAGCTCGACGAGGCCAGCGAAGAGGCCATCAGGACCAACAACCAGGTCAAGTCCGTGGTCAAAACGCTGCAGGACTGGGCGCTGCGGGATCCGAAGGGCGACACCCGGCGGCGGTTGCACTTCCACTTCCTCCGGCGGCCGGTCGAGGTACTCGGGACAGACCGGGTTGAGGGACTGCGCACCGAGATCATGGAACTGGACGGCAACGGCTCGGTGAACGGTACCGGCGAGTTCGAGACCGTCGAGGTGCAGTCGGTCTACCGCGCGGTCGGCTACCTCAGCTCCGCGCTGCCCGACGTCCCCTTCGACAACCGCTCCGGCACCATCCCGCACGACGGGGGCCGGGTACTGGACATGGACGGGGAGCACATTCCCGGCGTCTACACGACCGGCTGGATCAAGCGCGGCCCGGTGGGACTCATCGGGCACACCAAGGGTGACGCGCTGGAAACCGTGAACAACATGCTGGCCGACGTCACCGAGGGTGCGGGCCACGACGGGGAGGCCGTCCCGCGCATGCTGTCGGAGCGCGGGGTCGCCTACACGACCTGGCAGGGCTGGAACCTGCTGGACGAGCACGAACGCGCCCTCGGAGAACAACGGGGTCGGGAGCGGATGAAGGTCGTCGAACGCGACGAGATGGTGCGTGTCAGCCGCGACGGCGACAGCTGACGGCGCACCACCTGACGCGGTGACACGGCGCGCCACCGTGCGCCGGGAGCTCGACCGGAGTCGGTAACGCTCCTACGGTCCGACCGGAAGGTACGCG
This portion of the Actinopolyspora lacussalsi genome encodes:
- a CDS encoding threonyl-tRNA synthetase (product_source=KO:K01868; cath_funfam=3.30.930.10,3.30.980.10,3.40.50.800; cog=COG0441; ko=KO:K01868; pfam=PF00587,PF03129,PF07973; smart=SM00863; superfamily=52954,55186,55681; tigrfam=TIGR00418) gives rise to the protein MSVSPSQAQQESRVKVPAGTTAGDAVQQAGLPSKGPEAVVVVRDDEGRLRDLAWVPETDTEVAAVAADTEEGRSVIRHSTAHVLAQAVQQLFPEAKLGVGPPVKDGFYYDFDVDRPFTPEDLRALEKRMKQLVKSGQKFQRREYTSLDDARAELASEPYKLELVDLKSGSDEVDTSEVMEVGDGELTVYDNIDRHGETVWGDLCRGPHVPHTRFLPAFKLTRVAAAYWRGDQSNRQLQRIYGTAWESKEALDAHLEWLAEAERRDHRRIGAELDLFSFPEEVGSGLPVFHPKGGIIRRELEDYSRRRHEQAGYQFVNSPHITKSALFETSGHLGWYADGMFPPMHLDEEYDENGELRKPGQDYYLKPMNCPFHNLIYRSRGRSYRELPLRLFEFGSVYRYEKSGVVHGLTRVRGMTQDDAHIYCSPDQLQDELKSLLGFVLNLLRDYGLEDFYLELSTRNEEKYSGTDEQWQRATDSLREAAESSGLELVPDPGGAAFYGPKISVQAKDALGRSWQMSTIQVDYDLPERFDLEYTAADGSKQRPIKIHRALFGSIERFFGVLTEHYAGAFPAWLSPVQAVGIPIADEHLPHLERVFDVLRSKGLRVEIDSGDDRMQKKIRNHTTQKVPFMVLAGGKDVEADAVSFRFRDGSQLNEIPVEQAAAALTNWVERRENASPSAENFGAELA
- a CDS encoding ATP adenylyltransferase (product_source=KO:K19710; cath_funfam=3.30.428.10; cog=COG0537; ko=KO:K19710; pfam=PF01230; superfamily=54197); translation: MTRLPHNGTDDEPEEPASGAGTSGLGESTAGEPGPETSTQHGIGVPDALQRLWTPHRLTYIQGENKPTGENSDGCPFCHLLGDDRSDEDSLIVARDELVFAVLNLYPYNPGHLMVLPYRHVADYTELTPGETVAVAEFTQRAMRVIRSVSAPHGFNIGLNQGPVAGAGIAAHLHQHVVPRWGGDSNFMPVIGHTRVLPQLLGDTRELLSDAWQRVE
- a CDS encoding hypothetical protein (product_source=Hypo-rule applied; pfam=PF04672; superfamily=53335), producing the protein MTDPSRLPSDVDLETASAARCYDYYLGGSHNFEVDRELARKVESRVPHVKPLAQDNRAFLRRAVRYCLRQGIRQFLDIGSGIPTVGNVHEIAQDLDPEARVLYVDNEPVAVAHSRTILEGNDRADVVQADLAEIDGILGSEQAARLLDPEQPIAVMMVALFHFVPDSARPAEILRSYHEWMAPGSFLGFSHVTSDHYPELLQSIIDLYAGSSNPVTSRSHDEIRELLADFELVDPGLVYVPEWRPDTEEDRWQDPARSLVYGGLGHKV
- a CDS encoding diguanylate cyclase (GGDEF)-like protein/PAS domain S-box-containing protein (product_source=TIGR00254/TIGR00229; cath_funfam=3.20.20.450,3.30.450.20,3.30.70.270; cog=COG5001; pfam=PF00563,PF00989,PF00990; smart=SM00052,SM00086,SM00091,SM00267; superfamily=141868,55073,55785; tigrfam=TIGR00229,TIGR00254) — translated: MNDTSSEARGSDPEESAAVPERDSRVAEFARGWARVVLGTSYVPMGRPELWDFLEERTERLLRTLAADSFDAGSVNELAADLVRVHLVDPLALRRTLELLGSRLPGLARELGLVHGDTAERLNELLASFGEGFAAAAKRRVLADQDLVQRAVRDARDGAEEALRASEARFRAVFDSSALGIAIVGLDGLIQDVNDSMGVIFRTTGSELLGRDVLELCDAEYGDALREKEDELVAEVSEQFMVDVRYTAPDETLVWTQVSGALVRDGNGAPEYQVLLYAEVTERHLLYERLTLQASTDPLTGLANRTRLGNRMEEALSPVPTGRRVGICYFDLDGFKTINDSLGHPIGDELLLAVARRMEAVAERWGALAARMGGDEFVLLVPDTAGPPDMVPLVERTLEEVRRPVRIGNHELKASASAGVVEQPVAGTDAERLLREADITLYRAKEEGKAQWVLYDAERNSAARRRFELSATMPAALDNNEFFVEYHPVRSLDDDHVVAVHAEPRWDHPDLGELAPERFVELAENTGMITRLSDWLLRQVCDHARGWLRGLGERAPVVAVDLSGRYFRDPDLVNDFRSILADSGVTADRLRLGVPEDALFDEVGDPVDTVDIVREFGAGLAVRDFGTRYTDIRRLRELPVTSVHIAGDYLARIAEWPESDPLDEHLADSVINAARLLGMSVVAGGVDTRGQAERLREKGVHAVRGRHAGEPFSAGEVEQVLADSLEGSG
- a CDS encoding ferredoxin--NADP+ reductase (product_source=KO:K00528; cath_funfam=3.50.50.60; cog=COG0493; ko=KO:K00528; pfam=PF07992; superfamily=51905); translated protein: MSHPLRVAVIGAGPAGVYASDILTKSETPVEIDLFDRMPAPYGLVRYGVAPDHPRIKGIVSALQKVMDKPEIRFFGNVEYGVDCKLADLRQHYDTVVFSTGAADDRELDIPGIDLPHSHGASEFISFYDGHPEAPRDWNLDASGVAVLGAGNVALDIARVLAKQADDLLSTEIPDNVYRALRDSSVTDVHLFARRGPAQTKFTPLELRELDHQSEMELIVHPEGFELDEASEEAIRTNNQVKSVVKTLQDWALRDPKGDTRRRLHFHFLRRPVEVLGTDRVEGLRTEIMELDGNGSVNGTGEFETVEVQSVYRAVGYLSSALPDVPFDNRSGTIPHDGGRVLDMDGEHIPGVYTTGWIKRGPVGLIGHTKGDALETVNNMLADVTEGAGHDGEAVPRMLSERGVAYTTWQGWNLLDEHERALGEQRGRERMKVVERDEMVRVSRDGDS
- a CDS encoding polyisoprenoid-binding protein YceI (product_source=COG2353; cath_funfam=2.40.128.110; cog=COG2353; pfam=PF04264; smart=SM00867; superfamily=101874), which codes for MTETATIPGYTVGTWDIDAVHSDIEFTLRHMGVGRSRGRFDKFEGQIVTAADPLESSVTATIDATSINTGNADRDAHVRNEDFLDTDNYPTATFRSTGIRQDGEDWIIDGDFTLHGVTVPVSLETEPGGFTDTPDGGKLLGLSASTTLNRTDFKVGPDGGAMLGEKVKITLEIEATLRN